gtgcgcgggttTTCTCGGgctctccggcttcctcccactgtccaaaaacatgcaatatggggattaggtaaattggtcactctaaattgagcatAGCTATGaaggtgagagtgaatggttgtttcttTATGTGTGCAGCCCTGCgatggcaaactgtccagggtgcaccctatgtcggctgagactggcacaggaggataaaatggtagaaaatAGATGAATAAATGGTTATccgatatatttatatatatatatatatatacatatatatacatatatatatatatatatacatataacaatattttaatattgttttaatatgtGCATATTGAAAACTGTCGTACTGTCATTTGGGATCAAATGATAAGTGGtgtggttggatggatggaaaacacAGGCACCGTGGCGTGCTTTGTCATGCAGTATAATTTTATTACAAAAAGGCTTTATACAAACTGCATAATGACAATGAATAGTTGTATTTATTACACGGAAATACATATTACCCTTCAAACATCGttcagcaaaataatcagaaggcaactttcattttttttagcaCCATTCCTTGTCAGGAATGTTGACGAACCCACgacataataacaacataagGAAATCTTAACAATCTTATtgaagacaaataaacagaaaaaactgCAGCTCCATTGAACATAAAAGGACACTTCAATACAATTTATTTagcagaaataaagaaaaaaaatttaaagCTGAAAGAAAATCTGCTGAGATTTGAGTTAATAACAAAATATCGTATTATCTGTGTTGCCACATATTTTCCATATCGTTCTTATTGTCTTTGGATTTAATGAGTGTTGTCTAATGAGAGGGAGTGGCCAGGTAGAGCTGCTGCCtttaaagaaatcaataaaaaaaaacaattgccGTCATATGATACATGTGTCATGTTGCAGTCCTGCTGTTATCAGTTGTTGAAACAGAAATCCTCCACGTTGTTGAGCTTGATCGTCTGAAGTTCCTGACTGTCCAGCAGCCGGTAGTTGAAAGTAACACGGCTGACAAACCTCCCGCTGGACACTATCCTCACCACTGTGTTATCACAACCAACCTTCATATGCGCTGCGGGGGAGGCGGGGGAGGCGGGGGAGGGAAACAAAGAAAGGAAATTAGTGTTAACCTGTAGTTGTGTCtcattaaagagagagagagaggaaggcagTGAGCGGGTGTGTTTACTCACTGGCTCCAGTGAAGGACGTGCAGAAGTCTGTGATGGTCAGAAGCTTGGATGTGTCAAGGCCACGTCCTCCCAGCAGCTGCACAAAATCTTCTGTCTCTGTACATCCGGGCAGGGATCTCTGAAAAGAAGAACACCTTTCAGACATGGCACTTACAAAAGAGACTCAACGGAGTGATATTCAGTTCATCCAATTCAAGtcgttaaagggatagttttagtttgtgaatgtgacagtgttTGAAGCAGAGCAACGAGATCGTCAAACAATCGTATTGTTTTGGACAGAAATTGCAAGATGTGATTCGGAATTGATCACAATGAATGTTTTTGCATCTTAACTGGTcgttttccattaaaaaaaaatatatcgggctgttttcaaacaaaacatgttttacaaatttgaccaaatttaaccttaatctaataataataaccattgTGCAGCCGTATGAGGTACAGAAGACCAacatgttgtctgttgtgttgtgttgttttgacgTGAAGAGGAACAGCAGAGGACGGATGTAGATCTTGCAAATATTGCATACAGTTACAATGTTAGAGATTTTCTTCTACAACATTGTCCCCTGTCACATCAAACCAACATGTCAATCATGTCCTCATTCCCCTGTGTCCTCTTTCAAGAAGAATTCTGTCTACAACTGGCCCTGCATACGTAACATGAAACaccactatttaaaaaaaaagaggtgaacTTTACCTTTAAGTTGATAGCATGTATTTGTGCTAAACATTGTGCTCTCattaattacttaattacttTAAGTGGCATCATGTGTGGCAGTGCAGGTGTTACACATCACATTAACGAGGGCTCTGTTAGGTTCATGGACGTCAGGACGGCGTGACAGCGAAGCAGCATGCAGCCCGACACTgtggaagctaaatggaactgaGCCATTAATGAGTTGAGtctttacacctgtgatttcacGATATTTTGATTTCCTGtcaaaaatggctgctacacgaCGACTTCACTTCGACTGGCTGACTTGACGAACGTCTCTTTAGATTCAACTTTACAAATGTTCTTTCTGGGTTTGatgttaaaataacaaacaaactgagGTGAATACGAGTCAAATATCTGTATTTGGCTGCTGAACAAGTCTGTCAGATGTCAGAATGACAGTTTTCTCAAAGctgtaaaaccaaaacaaagagcTAAACGACGCTAAGATGATCAGTTAAATTTAGGACAGCAACAAGGAGCTGATGTTTTGAGGTTTTTAAAGGGCCAGTTCAGTAAAGTTACAACAGTAGTTTTCAGATCTTTctaatatttttaaaatttgtatgATGTGGTTTCCTCATCATACAAATTTGTCCCAGTAGTAACATTCCTCCTCCTAATTGAAACAATCAATACTGCAAAACTCTAAATACATGTCTGAATGGGCCCTGAATGCATCTTCAGAGCCCAACGCAAAAGCACATTTCCTCCAGACTCTGTTTGTCTCCCTCTATGTGTCACTCACACAGGTGTGAATACAAGTGCTAAATCTTATGATCTGTTCGGATGGACGTTATTGTGTGAGAGTCTTGAGAGTGGTGAGGTAAAGAATCAGATGCAGAGAAACCAGTATCAAATGATTTTCTTTCACCTTGGGGAAgtcgttgttgctgttgtggttgctgtgtccCAGGCTGAACTCAGAGATGTCAATCTCCACGGGATATATGATGGAGAAGCTGCAGTTCCTGTGCTGCTGTGGGATCACCATTGTGTAACTGCCCTCTGGTGACTGGGAGATGGCATTACAGGCtgcaaagagacagaaaaggatGTTACCACCGCTGTAGTAAGTAAAACTAAATAGTTGTAGTTGCCACTTACATACTTTTCAATAGTATGTTCCATGaccttcattttatgcatgttattaaaaacacaatctaTTTTCaagaaaatgcaacaaaatacaCGTTATGTACAATTTATGTATGAATGagacaaatgtgacaaatgccAGATACTAGAAAACAAATCTACAATACCAAATGGATGCATCAATTGGTTTTAGACCAAATAAGTATTTGCCTTTAACAACAGCATTTAAATCATGGAAACTCAATTCGCTTTTTGCAGTATTTACATCTGATATTGTAAAGTTAAATGTTGGCAGCAGATCTGAACAATTTATCAGCTTCTAATTGAAATTGCAGTTTAAAACCTCCTGCGGGCTCAAAGTCTCCTGCATCCTGCTGGGCCACTAATCTCCGCACACGTGAAACCTCAACCTTTGTGTGCCATGTATGCATTTCGTAGCTTTGAGGACTATCCGTACTTACGGAAGGGGTTGATGTGTTTCTTGACCGTCAGCGTGAAGCTGCTGCCAGCGTTGTGAATGCGAAAGAAGACCATGGCCACGTTCTGAGAGGATCGCACGCTCCTCCTCAGTGCCCCCGTGTCACAGTAGTTCACGTAGCGCTCGTTCACGGGCAGAGGGTGATCGTGGGAGCTGGGGAACTTCTCTCCTTTCATCACCCAGCCGTCAAACACCTTCACACAGAGGCACAGGGAGGACGTTACACTCAGACCATCATGACATGTGGAGAGCATCAGTGTGCGGCCATGGAGGAGGTCACCTGAAGTAAATATGTCCATGTAATTGCCTTATGTTAAAGGGGCTTTTCGTCTAATC
This Solea solea chromosome 19, fSolSol10.1, whole genome shotgun sequence DNA region includes the following protein-coding sequences:
- the crhbp gene encoding corticotropin-releasing factor-binding protein, translated to MRVMERTFREQLFLLVLCLSVLKGNSRYIENNDISRDELFSLFNSQLKRETPEELIYRRPLRCLDMIAVEGEFTFTTENPQLSCAAFFMAEPSEVISVDLDNVDIDCSGGDFITVFDGWVMKGEKFPSSHDHPLPVNERYVNYCDTGALRRSVRSSQNVAMVFFRIHNAGSSFTLTVKKHINPFPCNAISQSPEGSYTMVIPQQHRNCSFSIIYPVEIDISEFSLGHSNHNSNNDFPKRSLPGCTETEDFVQLLGGRGLDTSKLLTITDFCTSFTGATHMKVGCDNTVVRIVSSGRFVSRVTFNYRLLDSQELQTIKLNNVEDFCFNN